A window of the Verminephrobacter eiseniae EF01-2 genome harbors these coding sequences:
- a CDS encoding substrate-binding periplasmic protein: MGLVGLGALAAALLGGGISALAQTPPAPGVSARVDAIRKAGVLRVGVVNNPPWLAQNTSGAGEPWSGPSWTLGKEFARLLGVQIQPVVVSHETKVPALVANQMDIMIGPLNETAARAKVIDFVIFSNTGVCLFGRADNPRFTGVQTLEDFNRPELTIAYFSGAGEEPLVRQHFAKAKLRGVANSGSVAPIEEVLAGRSDMAPINRMLWPSISKKLKGLAVFPKENDCQDSKIFQIDTGMGVAKEQPAYLEWLRAVARRMQPALTDEERRATQNLK, translated from the coding sequence GTGGGTCTCGTGGGTCTGGGCGCGCTGGCGGCCGCTTTGCTCGGCGGCGGCATTTCTGCCTTGGCCCAGACCCCGCCGGCGCCTGGCGTCAGTGCCCGCGTCGACGCGATCCGCAAGGCCGGCGTGCTGCGCGTGGGCGTGGTCAACAACCCGCCCTGGCTGGCGCAAAACACCAGCGGCGCAGGCGAGCCGTGGTCGGGGCCGTCCTGGACCCTGGGCAAGGAATTCGCCCGACTGCTGGGCGTGCAGATTCAGCCCGTCGTCGTGAGCCACGAGACCAAGGTGCCGGCGCTGGTGGCCAACCAGATGGACATCATGATCGGCCCCCTGAACGAGACCGCCGCGCGCGCCAAGGTCATCGATTTCGTCATCTTCTCGAACACCGGCGTGTGCCTGTTCGGCCGTGCCGACAACCCGCGCTTCACCGGCGTGCAAACCCTGGAGGACTTCAACCGGCCCGAGCTCACCATCGCCTATTTCTCGGGCGCGGGTGAAGAGCCCCTGGTGCGCCAGCACTTTGCCAAGGCGAAGTTGCGCGGCGTGGCCAATTCGGGCTCGGTGGCGCCGATCGAGGAGGTGCTGGCGGGCCGCTCGGACATGGCCCCGATCAACCGCATGCTCTGGCCCAGCATCAGCAAAAAACTCAAGGGCCTGGCCGTCTTCCCCAAGGAAAACGATTGCCAGGACAGCAAGATCTTCCAGATCGACACCGGCATGGGGGTGGCCAAGGAGCAGCCGGCCTACCTGGAGTGGCTGCGCGCCGTGGCCCGGCGCATGCAACCGGCCCTGACGGACGAAGAGCGCCGCGCCACGCAAAACCTGAAGTGA
- a CDS encoding FadR/GntR family transcriptional regulator has translation MALQLIHPQAGQALDNEDRLNDRSYLRLASNIHQLVRQGEFLPGQRLPSERALADRFGVSRTAVREAIIALELQGVVEVRGGSGIYVCQTQDGSARLPAAREAGPGPFELLRARCLIESEIAAVAAVSRKDADLDRMFAALKTMREQMHDKAANEDADVQFHLHIAEASGNSVLRRTVQSLREQERGPLWTQIEQHFHSPGLRQKSQEDHQQIFAAIVAAQADAARLAMRSHLERVICEFAQSWH, from the coding sequence ATGGCACTCCAACTGATCCACCCACAGGCCGGCCAAGCCCTCGACAACGAGGATCGGCTCAACGACAGGTCGTACCTGCGCCTGGCAAGCAACATCCATCAATTGGTCAGACAGGGGGAATTTCTGCCTGGCCAGCGTTTGCCCTCCGAGCGCGCTCTGGCCGATCGGTTCGGCGTCAGCCGCACTGCGGTGCGGGAGGCCATCATTGCGCTGGAGCTCCAGGGCGTTGTCGAGGTGCGTGGCGGCTCGGGCATTTATGTGTGCCAGACGCAAGACGGCAGCGCGCGCCTGCCGGCGGCCCGGGAGGCCGGGCCGGGCCCGTTTGAACTGCTGCGCGCCCGCTGCCTGATCGAGTCCGAGATCGCGGCCGTGGCCGCCGTCTCGCGCAAGGATGCGGACCTCGACCGCATGTTTGCCGCGCTCAAGACCATGCGCGAGCAGATGCACGACAAGGCCGCCAACGAGGACGCGGATGTGCAGTTCCATCTGCACATCGCCGAGGCCTCGGGCAACAGTGTGCTGCGCCGCACCGTGCAGAGCCTGCGCGAGCAGGAGCGCGGCCCGCTGTGGACCCAGATCGAACAGCATTTCCACTCGCCCGGGCTGCGGCAAAAGTCGCAAGAGGATCACCAGCAGATCTTCGCGGCCATCGTCGCCGCCCAGGCCGATGCCGCCCGGCTCGCGATGCGTTCGCATCTGGAGCGGGTGATTTGCGAATTCGCCCAGAGCTGGCATTGA
- a CDS encoding LacI family DNA-binding transcriptional regulator, producing the protein MSKKTPGFRAATILDVASVANVSKSTVSLVLRGSDLIPTETSDRVRKAAAKIGYVYNRRAAELRRQSSNAIGVVISDLRNPFFAEVLVGLERRLAEAGYTVFMAHTNEDLERQQRVLTILREQGIAGIAICPALGTPISLPRSVKSWGVPLVVMVRTLGGGASYDFAGADNSLGVRQAMDHLIGKGHRRIAFLGGITGPVLQQRLDGYKETFTAHRIRFHPDLIVTSQPTREGGHAAMVRLLKARKSVKAAVCYNDLTAFGALSALGDAGLRAGVDFDLIGFDNILDTIHSNPPLSTVDIKPEQMGAEAAVLLLARIKEPGLKVQRFIQEPTLVLRQSG; encoded by the coding sequence ATGAGCAAGAAAACGCCAGGCTTTCGGGCCGCAACCATTCTCGACGTCGCGTCGGTCGCCAATGTCTCCAAGTCAACGGTATCGCTGGTATTGCGCGGCAGCGACCTGATTCCGACGGAGACATCGGACCGGGTGCGCAAGGCGGCGGCCAAAATCGGCTATGTCTACAACCGGCGCGCAGCAGAGCTCAGACGGCAGTCGTCCAACGCCATCGGGGTTGTCATCAGCGACCTGCGCAACCCCTTCTTTGCCGAAGTTCTGGTGGGACTCGAGCGCCGGCTTGCCGAAGCCGGCTACACCGTCTTCATGGCGCATACCAATGAAGACCTCGAAAGACAGCAACGGGTGCTGACCATCCTGAGGGAGCAAGGCATTGCCGGCATTGCCATCTGTCCGGCGCTCGGAACGCCGATCTCGCTGCCCCGGAGCGTCAAGTCCTGGGGCGTCCCGCTGGTGGTGATGGTGCGCACGCTGGGAGGGGGCGCGAGCTACGACTTCGCCGGCGCCGACAACAGCCTGGGCGTTCGCCAGGCCATGGACCACCTGATCGGCAAAGGGCACAGACGGATTGCCTTTCTGGGCGGAATCACGGGGCCGGTGCTGCAACAGCGCCTGGACGGTTACAAAGAGACGTTCACTGCGCACCGCATCAGGTTCCACCCGGACTTGATCGTGACATCGCAGCCCACGCGCGAGGGCGGGCACGCCGCAATGGTGCGCTTGCTCAAAGCCCGCAAGAGCGTCAAAGCAGCCGTTTGTTACAACGACCTGACCGCCTTCGGCGCGCTTTCGGCATTGGGGGACGCCGGCCTGCGCGCCGGTGTCGACTTCGATCTCATCGGGTTTGACAACATCCTGGACACGATCCATTCCAACCCGCCGCTGAGCACGGTCGATATCAAACCCGAGCAGATGGGGGCCGAAGCGGCAGTGCTGCTGCTGGCCCGTATCAAGGAACCCGGCCTGAAGGTGCAGCGCTTCATTCAAGAGCCGACCCTGGTGCTCAGGCAGTCCGGATGA
- a CDS encoding Gfo/Idh/MocA family protein, with amino-acid sequence MPPSNPPSNPPRPAIGWGLIGASTIAAEHMLGAIRAQAGHDVVAVMSSNARRGREYAEKNAIASACGSLDELLQNPAVQAVYISTTNELHKAQVLAAAAAGKHVLCEKPLALTLADAREMVAACAGAGVVMATNHHLRNAATHRKIRELVAQGAIGKPLFARVFHAVYLPEHLQGWRLDRPEAGGGVILDITVHDVDTLRFVLGAEPVDAVGLAQSASLARHGLEDGVMAVLRFDNGVLAQIHDAFTVKHAGTGIEIHGATGSIIGRNVMTQRPVGELVLRNADGETPLVVEHENLYVRGVAAFCAALRGQGQPAASGADGVRSLAAALAVLQSCKTGQRIAIAP; translated from the coding sequence ATGCCCCCGTCCAACCCACCATCCAACCCTCCCCGCCCGGCCATTGGCTGGGGGCTGATAGGGGCCAGCACCATTGCCGCTGAACATATGCTCGGAGCCATCCGCGCCCAAGCCGGCCACGATGTCGTCGCCGTGATGAGCAGCAACGCCCGGCGCGGCCGGGAATATGCCGAGAAGAACGCCATCGCGTCGGCTTGCGGGTCGCTGGACGAGTTGTTGCAGAACCCGGCGGTTCAGGCCGTCTACATCAGCACCACCAATGAGTTGCACAAGGCGCAGGTGCTTGCCGCCGCCGCCGCCGGCAAGCATGTGCTGTGCGAAAAGCCGTTGGCGCTCACGCTCGCTGATGCGCGCGAGATGGTGGCGGCCTGCGCTGGCGCAGGCGTGGTGATGGCGACCAACCACCACCTGCGCAACGCGGCAACGCATCGCAAAATTCGGGAACTGGTGGCCCAAGGGGCCATTGGCAAGCCCTTGTTCGCCCGCGTGTTCCACGCGGTCTACCTGCCCGAGCATCTGCAGGGCTGGCGCCTGGACAGGCCCGAGGCCGGCGGCGGGGTGATTCTGGACATCACCGTGCACGACGTGGACACCTTGCGCTTCGTGCTCGGTGCCGAGCCTGTCGATGCGGTCGGCCTGGCGCAATCAGCGTCGCTGGCCAGGCATGGCCTGGAAGACGGGGTGATGGCCGTTTTGCGTTTCGACAACGGTGTGCTGGCGCAAATTCATGATGCCTTCACCGTCAAACATGCCGGGACCGGCATCGAAATCCATGGCGCGACCGGCTCGATCATCGGCCGCAATGTGATGACGCAGCGCCCGGTGGGCGAACTGGTGCTGCGCAATGCCGACGGCGAAACCCCGCTGGTCGTCGAGCACGAGAACCTGTATGTGCGCGGCGTCGCCGCGTTTTGTGCCGCGCTGCGCGGGCAAGGCCAGCCCGCAGCCAGCGGCGCAGATGGTGTCCGTTCCCTGGCGGCGGCGCTGGCCGTGTTGCAGTCCTGCAAGACCGGGCAACGCATCGCCATCGCCCCGTGA
- a CDS encoding acyl CoA:acetate/3-ketoacid CoA transferase: protein MNKLITPAQAAALIRDGDVLSISASSGLGCPDKVLQAIGARFDSEGSPRGLTTLNPIAAGDMYGIEGIDHLAKPGLLKRILAGSYPSGPSSLPMPAIWRMIVDDQVQAYNIPSGILFDMHRDAAAKRPGVLTQVGLGTFVDPAQQGCAMNASAAARPVVRKEHFDGRDWLYFPAVVPDVAIIRATTADERGNLTYEHEGALLGALEQALAARNNGGIVIAQVKRQVLNGTLRPHDVRVPCQLVDHLVLDPQQMQTTQTPYDPAISGEIFQPLAQFAPQPWGAEKVIARRAAMELGAGNAVNLGFGIAANVPRILLEEGLHGAVTWVIEQGAVGGMPLLGFAFGCAANADAIVASPQQFTYFQGGGFDVALLSFLQVDANGSVNVSKLGAKPYLTAGCGGFVDITAHARRIVFCGFFTAGARLEVGDGKLSILQEGKTKKFVHSAEHISFSGLVGQQRQQQVSYVTERCVMVLQQGALVVTEIAPGIDLQKDVLDQAETPLRVADDLRPMAAAIFQPPPMGLVLKPAGVRRGR, encoded by the coding sequence GTGAACAAACTCATTACGCCAGCACAGGCTGCCGCTCTCATCCGTGACGGCGATGTGCTCAGCATCAGCGCGTCCAGTGGCCTGGGCTGCCCCGACAAAGTCCTGCAGGCCATCGGCGCGCGCTTCGACAGCGAAGGTTCGCCCCGGGGTCTGACGACCCTCAACCCGATTGCCGCTGGCGATATGTATGGCATCGAGGGGATCGACCACCTTGCCAAGCCCGGCCTGCTCAAGCGCATTCTGGCGGGCTCTTACCCCAGTGGCCCGTCGTCCCTGCCGATGCCGGCGATCTGGCGCATGATCGTGGACGATCAGGTTCAGGCCTACAACATCCCCAGCGGCATCTTGTTCGACATGCACCGGGATGCGGCGGCCAAGCGCCCTGGCGTCTTGACGCAGGTGGGCCTGGGCACCTTCGTCGACCCCGCGCAGCAAGGCTGCGCGATGAACGCCAGCGCCGCCGCCCGGCCAGTGGTGCGCAAAGAGCATTTCGATGGCCGCGACTGGCTGTACTTTCCTGCCGTCGTTCCCGACGTGGCCATCATCCGCGCCACCACGGCCGACGAGCGCGGCAACCTGACCTACGAGCATGAAGGCGCCCTTCTGGGCGCGCTGGAGCAGGCGCTGGCCGCGCGCAACAACGGCGGCATCGTGATTGCCCAGGTCAAGCGCCAGGTCTTGAATGGCACGCTGCGTCCGCACGATGTGCGTGTGCCCTGCCAACTGGTGGACCATCTGGTGCTGGACCCGCAGCAGATGCAGACCACCCAGACGCCCTACGACCCGGCGATCAGCGGCGAGATTTTTCAACCGCTGGCGCAATTTGCGCCGCAGCCCTGGGGGGCCGAGAAGGTCATCGCGCGGCGCGCGGCGATGGAATTGGGCGCTGGCAACGCGGTCAACCTCGGCTTTGGCATTGCGGCCAACGTGCCGCGCATCCTGCTGGAAGAAGGCTTGCACGGCGCCGTGACCTGGGTCATCGAGCAGGGCGCCGTCGGCGGGATGCCGCTGCTCGGCTTTGCCTTCGGCTGCGCAGCGAACGCCGACGCCATCGTGGCATCGCCCCAGCAGTTCACCTACTTCCAGGGTGGCGGCTTCGATGTGGCGCTGCTGTCGTTCCTGCAAGTGGACGCCAATGGCAGTGTGAATGTCTCCAAGCTGGGTGCCAAACCGTATCTGACGGCCGGCTGTGGTGGTTTCGTCGACATCACCGCCCATGCCCGGCGGATTGTCTTTTGCGGCTTTTTCACTGCCGGCGCCCGGCTCGAAGTCGGCGACGGCAAACTGAGCATCCTGCAAGAAGGCAAGACCAAAAAGTTCGTCCACAGCGCCGAGCACATCAGTTTCAGCGGTTTGGTGGGGCAGCAGCGCCAGCAGCAGGTCAGCTATGTCACGGAGCGCTGCGTCATGGTTTTGCAGCAGGGGGCGCTGGTGGTCACCGAAATCGCTCCCGGCATCGACTTGCAAAAAGATGTCCTCGACCAGGCCGAGACGCCCCTGCGGGTTGCCGACGACTTGCGGCCGATGGCTGCGGCCATTTTTCAGCCCCCGCCGATGGGACTGGTGCTCAAACCTGCCGGGGTGCGCCGTGGCCGATGA